The following proteins come from a genomic window of Ilumatobacter coccineus YM16-304:
- a CDS encoding helicase HerA-like domain-containing protein — MADLFLGGTIDPSTHERTTDDDTSHVHVATDKLTTHGVIVGMTGSGKTGLGVIVIEEALKSGLPVIAIDPKGDLTNLCLTFPDLAASDFRPWIDEAQANNAGKTPDQFAADQAALWTKGLGGWGLGGADIGELRAKTDFTIYTPGSQAGVPMNIVGSLQVPVDMSDPEVVGDEIEGYVSGLLALVGIDVDPLSSREHILLSNLINHSWSEGKALDLMTLVGMIATPPIRKLGVFELDQFFPEADRMKLAMQLNGLLASPSFASWAAGPPLDIDSMMFGPDGKPRCAIVTTAHLSDEERQFVTSLILSKLVTWMRRQSGTTDLRAMLYMDEVAGYLPPTANPPTKKPIMLLMKQARAFGVGVVLSTQNPVDVDYKALSNAGTWMIGRLQTDRDKARLLDGMSSAAGGVDIGAVGDTISGLGKREFMLRRAGKDQPEVFTTRWAMSYLRGPMTRDQIEQMMSSERVEAETAAAPAASSGIVGKPTPVPGAAAPEPALADDESAVMPETADGVAIRYVDVAAPWLRDVGGDSRGQRLDAAVVARVALRYDETKADLVHDDEFECVIHPLGEQVDVSTMVQVDYDDRDLRTDAPDGAVYLLTEAKVKNKTFWSGLETDIRDHLVRTMTVELPTNKALKLYGRPGEDPAEFEARCLKIADDKADEEIAKLRDKYETKARRLRDQIEAAEDRLEVLEEQSKSKRNSELLSTAGSVLGGLLGGRKSKGGLLGGLLGKAGTAARRRGSTKAASERTEAQENKIERLTADVADLELDLAEDVTAIDAKWMDVAKETETLTVGLEKSDVKVTQIALAWLPVE; from the coding sequence ATGGCAGACCTCTTCCTGGGCGGAACGATCGACCCCTCCACGCACGAACGCACCACCGACGACGACACGTCGCACGTCCACGTGGCGACCGACAAGCTCACGACGCACGGCGTGATCGTGGGCATGACCGGCTCCGGCAAGACCGGCCTCGGCGTGATCGTCATCGAAGAGGCGCTGAAGTCGGGGCTGCCGGTCATCGCCATCGATCCGAAGGGCGACCTCACCAACCTCTGCCTCACGTTTCCCGATCTCGCTGCCAGCGACTTCCGGCCGTGGATCGACGAAGCCCAGGCGAACAACGCCGGCAAGACCCCCGACCAGTTCGCCGCCGACCAGGCCGCGCTCTGGACCAAGGGCCTCGGCGGTTGGGGCCTCGGCGGGGCCGACATCGGTGAGCTCCGAGCGAAGACCGACTTCACGATCTACACGCCCGGCTCACAGGCGGGCGTGCCGATGAACATCGTCGGCTCGCTGCAGGTCCCCGTCGACATGAGTGATCCCGAGGTCGTCGGCGACGAGATCGAGGGGTACGTGTCGGGTCTCCTGGCGCTGGTGGGCATCGACGTCGACCCCCTGTCGAGCCGTGAGCACATCCTGCTGTCGAACCTGATCAACCACTCGTGGAGCGAGGGCAAGGCGCTCGACCTGATGACGTTGGTCGGGATGATCGCGACGCCACCGATCCGCAAGCTCGGCGTGTTCGAACTCGACCAGTTCTTCCCCGAGGCCGATCGCATGAAGCTGGCGATGCAGCTCAACGGTCTGCTGGCGTCGCCGTCGTTCGCGTCGTGGGCGGCGGGTCCTCCGCTCGACATCGACTCGATGATGTTCGGTCCCGACGGCAAGCCGCGCTGCGCGATCGTCACCACCGCGCATCTGTCCGACGAGGAGCGCCAGTTCGTCACGTCGCTGATCCTGTCGAAGCTCGTCACCTGGATGCGCCGCCAGTCGGGCACCACCGACCTGCGCGCCATGCTCTACATGGACGAGGTCGCCGGCTATCTCCCGCCCACTGCCAATCCGCCCACGAAGAAGCCGATCATGCTGCTCATGAAGCAGGCGCGTGCCTTCGGCGTCGGCGTCGTGCTCTCGACGCAGAACCCGGTCGACGTCGACTACAAGGCACTCTCGAACGCCGGCACGTGGATGATCGGACGGTTGCAGACCGATCGTGACAAGGCGCGCCTGCTCGACGGCATGTCGTCGGCGGCCGGTGGCGTCGACATCGGCGCGGTCGGCGACACCATCTCGGGGCTCGGCAAGCGCGAGTTCATGTTGCGCCGGGCCGGGAAGGACCAGCCCGAGGTGTTCACGACCCGTTGGGCGATGTCGTATCTGCGTGGACCGATGACCCGCGACCAGATCGAACAGATGATGTCGTCCGAGCGGGTGGAGGCCGAGACGGCCGCGGCACCTGCGGCGAGCAGTGGCATCGTCGGGAAACCCACGCCGGTGCCGGGCGCCGCCGCCCCCGAGCCGGCGCTCGCCGACGACGAGTCGGCGGTGATGCCCGAGACCGCCGACGGCGTCGCGATCCGCTACGTCGACGTCGCCGCACCCTGGCTACGCGACGTCGGCGGCGACTCACGCGGCCAGCGCCTCGATGCAGCCGTCGTGGCCCGCGTGGCGCTCCGCTACGACGAGACCAAGGCCGACCTCGTGCACGACGACGAGTTCGAGTGCGTCATCCATCCGCTCGGCGAGCAGGTCGACGTGTCGACGATGGTGCAGGTCGACTACGACGATCGCGACCTCCGCACCGACGCTCCCGATGGCGCCGTCTACCTCCTGACCGAAGCGAAGGTGAAGAACAAGACGTTCTGGTCGGGCCTCGAGACCGACATCCGCGATCACCTCGTCCGCACGATGACGGTCGAACTCCCCACCAACAAGGCGCTCAAGCTCTACGGCCGGCCGGGGGAAGACCCGGCCGAGTTCGAGGCTCGCTGCCTGAAGATCGCCGACGACAAGGCCGACGAGGAGATCGCGAAGCTGCGCGACAAGTACGAGACGAAGGCCCGTCGCCTCCGCGACCAGATCGAGGCTGCCGAAGACCGTCTGGAGGTGCTCGAAGAGCAGAGTAAGAGCAAGCGCAACTCCGAACTGTTGTCGACCGCCGGTTCGGTGCTCGGCGGGCTGCTCGGCGGACGCAAGTCGAAGGGCGGACTGCTCGGCGGGCTGCTCGGCAAGGCCGGCACCGCGGCACGTCGACGCGGATCGACCAAGGCAGCGAGCGAACGCACCGAAGCGCAGGAGAACAAGATCGAGCGGCTCACCGCCGACGTCGCCGACCTCGAACTCGATCTCGCCGAGGACGTCACCGCGATCGACGCGAAGTGGATGGACGTCGCGAAGGAGACCGAGACGCTCACCGTCGGCCTGGAGAAGAGCGACGTCAAGGTGACGCAGATCGCGCTCGCCTGGCTGCCGGTCGAGTAA
- a CDS encoding aminoglycoside N(3)-acetyltransferase, which produces MTEADAIAATPRPVTASSLTHELRDLGVTHGDVVIVHSSLSALGWVAGGPQSAVEALLAAVGAAGTIVMPTQSGQLSDPANWSDPPVPADWLDDVRANLPAYDAHLTPTRAMGQVVDCFRQHPSTIRSPHPLVSFAANGPAAVDLVAEHPVSPAFGHTSPLARLYDADAQILLLGVGHGNNTSLHLAEHRADWVGKQHVEESAPMLIDGERQWVTWTDLEANEDDFDQIGEALATTDIERVGPVGTGVARLASQRAVVDFAATWMSANRPASLGDTAT; this is translated from the coding sequence GTGACCGAAGCCGATGCGATCGCCGCCACGCCGCGGCCGGTGACCGCGTCATCGCTCACTCACGAGCTCCGCGACCTCGGCGTCACCCACGGTGACGTCGTCATCGTCCACTCGTCGCTCTCGGCACTGGGGTGGGTCGCCGGTGGCCCGCAGTCCGCGGTCGAAGCGCTGCTCGCCGCCGTCGGTGCGGCGGGCACCATCGTGATGCCGACGCAGTCGGGGCAGCTCAGCGATCCGGCGAACTGGTCCGACCCTCCCGTCCCGGCCGACTGGCTCGACGACGTGCGCGCCAACCTGCCCGCCTACGACGCTCATCTGACACCGACCCGAGCGATGGGGCAGGTCGTCGACTGCTTCCGGCAGCACCCTTCGACGATCCGCAGCCCGCATCCGCTCGTCTCGTTCGCTGCCAACGGCCCGGCCGCCGTCGACCTCGTCGCCGAGCATCCGGTGTCACCCGCATTCGGCCACACGTCGCCGCTCGCCCGCCTCTACGACGCCGACGCGCAGATCCTGCTGCTCGGCGTCGGCCACGGCAACAACACGTCGCTGCACCTCGCCGAGCACCGCGCCGACTGGGTCGGCAAGCAGCACGTCGAGGAGTCGGCACCGATGCTCATCGACGGCGAACGCCAGTGGGTCACCTGGACCGATCTGGAGGCGAACGAGGACGACTTCGATCAGATCGGCGAGGCGTTGGCCACCACCGACATCGAACGTGTCGGGCCGGTCGGCACCGGCGTCGCTCGCCTCGCCTCGCAGCGGGCGGTGGTCGACTTCGCCGCGACGTGGATGAGCGCCAACCGCCCGGCGTCGCTCGGCGACACGGCGACCTGA
- a CDS encoding DUF2461 domain-containing protein has translation MAFAGFPSEAIEFYEQLADDNSKAFWAENKHRFVEHVKGPMTELTEALDDYGPFHLFRPHNDLRFSKNKPPYKTHQGAYGESEGGHGQYVQFSADGLMVGIGYYAMARDQLKRFRDAVVADATGDEIARLVADAAKRKYEIGAIDELKTAPRGYDKTHPRIELIRRKGLMLSKNFGAPKWVHTKQAEKKIRECWEGARDVCDWLDAHVGPSTEPPSDRPF, from the coding sequence ATGGCCTTCGCCGGATTTCCCTCGGAAGCGATCGAGTTCTACGAGCAACTCGCCGACGACAACTCGAAGGCGTTCTGGGCCGAGAACAAGCATCGATTCGTCGAACACGTCAAGGGCCCGATGACGGAGTTGACCGAGGCGCTCGACGACTACGGGCCATTTCACCTGTTCCGGCCGCACAACGACCTGCGGTTCTCGAAGAACAAACCGCCGTACAAGACGCATCAGGGCGCCTACGGCGAGTCGGAGGGTGGCCACGGCCAGTACGTGCAGTTCTCGGCCGACGGACTCATGGTCGGCATCGGCTACTACGCCATGGCGAGAGACCAACTCAAACGGTTTCGCGATGCCGTCGTCGCGGATGCGACCGGCGACGAGATCGCTCGACTCGTCGCCGACGCCGCGAAGCGGAAGTACGAGATCGGGGCGATCGACGAGTTGAAGACGGCGCCCCGGGGCTACGACAAGACACACCCTCGCATCGAACTCATCCGTCGCAAGGGACTCATGTTGTCGAAGAACTTCGGAGCTCCGAAGTGGGTGCACACGAAGCAGGCCGAGAAGAAGATCCGCGAGTGCTGGGAAGGTGCTCGCGACGTGTGCGACTGGCTCGACGCGCACGTCGGGCCGAGCACCGAACCACCCAGCGACCGCCCGTTCTGA